GTTTTGCCCAAAAATCAGCAGCACCATGAAGCCGCTGAATAGCAGCCAGGCCAGCGCAATCACCGGCCCCGCCACCAGGGGCGGCCGGGGAGTAGTGGCTGAAAAAGGCTGCTCGGCGCGCATGGGCCAAAGGTAGCGCAGAGCCGGGGCTAGTGGCCTTAGTTAAAAGTTTGGTACAGATGTTACATCAGTCTAGCTATCGAGCTGATAAACAAGCACGAAGCACAAAAACGGACGTTTTTTGAGGCATTAGCCCGTTTTGCATTTCCCTAACGGGAATTTCTGTTCCTACTCTTGCGCTACCCCTAATTGATAGCCGAAAACCAAATGAGAACGGAGCAGCTGCCCGCCGGCATTGGGCCGGAAATTGTGTACTCGCACTATGAACGCCGCCAGTTATCGGGTGAGCAGTGCGTGGCCGAGCACGGCCTAACCTACCTGCTGGCGGGCAGCCTGCGGGTGACCGATGCCGGGGCCAGCCAGACATTTGAAGCCGGGAGCCTGCTGTTTTCGCGCAAGAACTTCTTAGCGAAGTTTACCAAGCAGCCAGCCGAAGATGGGCCCTTTCGGGCCATCACCGTGGTGTTTGGCCGCGCCATGCTGCTCGAATACCGCCAGCCGCACAGCGTTCGGAGCGAGCCGCCCGCCCCCGCAATGGCCGCCGTGATGCCCCTGGCTATCAATGCATCGCTTAACGAGTTTTTCGAGGCGTTGCAGCCGTATTTCGAGGTGCCGCTGCCCGCGCCGCTGGCCCGGGACCAGCAGCAAGAGGCGCTGCGGCGGTTGCTGCTGGCGCAGCCGGTGCTGCAAACGGTACTGTTCGATTTCGGGCAGCCCGGCAAAATTGACTTGGAGGCCTTCATGCGGCAGCACTTCCGCTTCAACGTGGAGCTGAAGCAGCTGGCCTACCTCACTGGCCGGAGCCTGGCGACGTTCAAGCGGGATTTTGATAAGGTTTTTCACAATTCGCCCGCCCGCTGGCTCTACCAGCAGCGGCTGGCCGAAGCCCACTACCTGCTGCAGGAAGAAAGCCGGCGCCCATCGGACGTGTACCACGAAGTCGGCTTCGAGAGCCTGGCGCACTTCTCCCATGCGTTCAAGCAGTTTTTTGGGTGCAGTCCATCCCGCATTCGCACGGCCCCGGCGAGCCATTAAATCACCCTATACCCAGTCATCATGCCCACTATTTTCATTACCGGCGCTTCGTCCGGCTTAGGCAAAGCCACGGCCAAGCTTTTTGCCGGCCGGGGCTGGCACGTTATCGCCACCATGCGCCACCCCGAGCGCGAAACCGAGCTGACGCAGCTACCCAACGTGCACCTGCTGCCGCTGGACGTGACCGACCCGGCCCAGATTGAGGCCACCGTGCAGCGCGCCATCGCCCTGCACCCCGTGGACGTGGTGTTCAATAACGCCGGCTACGGCCTCATCGGCGCGCTCGAAGCCCTGTCGGACGAGCAGATAACCCAGCTGGTCAACACCAACCTGCTGGGCGTTATTCGGGTAACGAAAGCCTTTCTGCCGCATTTGCGGGCGAAGCAGTCCTGCCGCATCATCAGCACCACGTCCATTGGCGGGCTCATTGCCTTTCCCTTGTATTCGATATACCACGCCACCAAGTGGGCCATTGAAGGCTGGAGCGAAAGCATGTCGTTTGAGCTGGCGCGGCACCACATCGGCATCAAAACCATTTCGCCGGGCGGCATTGCCACCGATTTCACGGGCCGCTCGCTCGAAGTGGCCGGGCACCTGGACGCGGCTTACGCCGACCTGTTGCAGAAGCTGATGGCTGGCCAGGCTAACGCCCAGTTCTCGCCCGCCCAGGCCATCGCCGAAGTAGTGTACGAAGCCGCAACCGACCAGAAAGACCAACTCCGCTACCAGGCCGGCCCCGATGCCGTGGCCACCTACGCCCAGCGGCTGGCCGCCGGCCCCGAAGCCTTCCGGCAGGGCGTGGCCGCCCAATTCGCATCGTCCGAGGAGGTGAGTTAAAATACTGTCGCCGACCAAAAGCAAGACGAGTAATCTCAGCGCTGCGGATGACGTAATCGTCTGAATAACAGTAAAAAAAGGTACAAATTCTGTTAATGGTTTGTACCTTTTTTTACTGTTAAACTGCAACAGATGGCACCTTAGTAGAAGGCATCCATTTTTAGACTATGTTTGTACTATTGAGGTTACTTTTTAGCGGGCACCGCCTGCGCTTTCCGCAGTCCCACCACTGTCAGAAATAACCCTCCGGGATTGGTAGAGGCTTTCATCTTGCCGGTTTTGAGCTTGTAGCAGAAGGAAAAAAGCTCATCTACCATGCGCGCTTCGCTGAGAATCTGCTCAATTAGGCGGGTGTCCCGGATATCGAGCTCCACCAGCCGCTGCCGCGCCATCTGCAGCCGGGAGTCATCCAAGGGCTGCTCAAACGGCAAGGGCAACTGGTGCGGCTCCTGCTGCTTAATTTGAAAACGGATACTCTCGAACGAGCGGCCTTTCTTGATGAGTTCGTAGCCGATGTGCAGGTCCGTATTCAGGTTAATTTG
This region of Hymenobacter sp. GOD-10R genomic DNA includes:
- a CDS encoding AraC family transcriptional regulator, producing the protein MRTEQLPAGIGPEIVYSHYERRQLSGEQCVAEHGLTYLLAGSLRVTDAGASQTFEAGSLLFSRKNFLAKFTKQPAEDGPFRAITVVFGRAMLLEYRQPHSVRSEPPAPAMAAVMPLAINASLNEFFEALQPYFEVPLPAPLARDQQQEALRRLLLAQPVLQTVLFDFGQPGKIDLEAFMRQHFRFNVELKQLAYLTGRSLATFKRDFDKVFHNSPARWLYQQRLAEAHYLLQEESRRPSDVYHEVGFESLAHFSHAFKQFFGCSPSRIRTAPASH
- a CDS encoding SDR family oxidoreductase translates to MPTIFITGASSGLGKATAKLFAGRGWHVIATMRHPERETELTQLPNVHLLPLDVTDPAQIEATVQRAIALHPVDVVFNNAGYGLIGALEALSDEQITQLVNTNLLGVIRVTKAFLPHLRAKQSCRIISTTSIGGLIAFPLYSIYHATKWAIEGWSESMSFELARHHIGIKTISPGGIATDFTGRSLEVAGHLDAAYADLLQKLMAGQANAQFSPAQAIAEVVYEAATDQKDQLRYQAGPDAVATYAQRLAAGPEAFRQGVAAQFASSEEVS